A region from the Chanodichthys erythropterus isolate Z2021 chromosome 5, ASM2448905v1, whole genome shotgun sequence genome encodes:
- the pcnx2 gene encoding pecanex-like protein 2 isoform X2, whose protein sequence is MGSQVVQTLRQGVWASLTGGWYHDPDQNKFNNSCHLYLWMFLLMLPLSLHLALPPTTTTLSIYCTSVTVFFIVIKMVNYRLHLMFDQGDIVAQNSVPDISKGVDKKSNASDSCLPSLRKSSTVPDSVATSVLTKNRPSPVIQVTVKQTETDPGLIGECPKSEELKNIEGQSDAVCNEPSRPDAEERLTPEDVFSPNTDQSAPLLQGEQIPSAHRDKADDDLPPSPVNEEDTLEEKDKPPTDPNNNNTSLEITRDADDRGRPVENYCSDEIAVVLVDNSSPSTHLDESDTVKIIITMSCDPQTAAELEESVKLSILESAQSHQGESDCPVKIPVITFDSPHELEEPSGDDEKEGTPVPGDNSVQEKSEHQDSLLAKEPISSDSAQECKEIENNEHEILIFSPQLTNNSSSGIDVNSHPDENDPPELKLDADGFLQIPSAYMRCTQNGRTHARGLSIDSGRDAVLISHRAKDKLSTMTSSKSDLEAKEGQIPNESNFVEFVSLLESINNTRFGGGNEAEEEKEERNEQSITAEKNSDVSESTGQQQERPNPPNSLATDTMKTIPGTLIPIVSPESPQTDKERDPDYDSLPSQTSQSESSMLQVICRPEATSKEEVYTFHTVHRERPRKLYNERALNLPLGAELITGNICDLLSTSSNSECQDGLVGGPSECPFQRRILPTRRLRPRRTHPEIFQEEDSLDESSETSTQEKPSRKLYYKLKVFPGKWVNILYDRLTLLALLDRNKDMTENMVAVFLAFLVAFLGFVLLNEGCFKDIWVFQFCLVIASCQYSLLKSVQPDAASPTHGHNQIVIYSRAAYFCMFCGLIWILEIVLRTPDLPVSTLYGITIVTSDTLQYVQDILVGFTYCFPVMFLLGLFPQINTFVIYFLEQIDMHFFGGTAATGLPSAVYCIVRSLIALSLLYGFCLGALKEPWDEQHIPALFSGFCALLVVLSYHLSRQSSDPSVLFSLIKSKLMPSLGHGEEEEEEEESIDPLPEKLKGSVKEILLSDLVICILASVLTFAITASTVFLSLRPFVSIVLYALAATVGFVTHYIIPQLRKHHPWLWISHPVLKSKEYSQFEPREDAHLMWFERLYVGLLSFEKYIVYPAIVLSALTNDGFALSHRKKLGIHCDVLLMTVAGMKLLRASFCNPSYQFLTLIFTIIFFEFDCSSASETFLLNFFLMSIIFNKLWDLLHKLHFILVYIAPWQIAWGSAFHAFAQPFAVPHSAMLLLQTLITTLFYTPLSPFLGSAIFITSYPRPVKFWERNYNTKRIDNSNSRLVSQVDKETGCDDNNLNSIFYEYLTRSLQHSLCGDLMLGRWGNYCAGDCFILASDYLNALVHLIEVGNGLVTFQLRGLEFRGTYCQQREVEAITEGVEEDDSCCCCEPGHLPHVLSCNAAFNLRWLAWEVTTTKYLLEGYSISENNAATMLQVYDLRKLLITYYLKSIIYYLVINPKLQIWIKDQSMHEALQSYTKWHHIEKDPAVFSMKIDEDYVHCLQGVTRASYCNIYLEWIQYCANKLEEPADSDEDSPLVTLCFALSVLGRRSLSTAAHNRSNSLESFLYGFNTLFKGDFRIAAKDEWVFADMDLLQTVVAPAVRMSLKLHQDHFTSLEETEEPAVLYEAITNYRTSLVICHESDPAWRKAVLSSRDTLLTLRHMVDEGADEYKIIMLYKRHLSFKVIKMNKECVRGLWAGQQQELVFLRNRNPERGSIQNSKQALRNMVNSSCDQPLGYPMFVSPLTTSYMGTHKQIRNIWGGPLSLDSIRTWLLSRWFRVRKDNLTSCNSGMNMEDVDCAGSSLSQNHNSATSQSLSLYHGRPRSSQSRHHGAHREYRSRSVQPQGQRPPVTSRSGPILDSQHGSASGGPGLVQRLSNSQLSFNTSSIASVFSQVPRLSTTGPLASAGGHHRSSQVSSSSSTLSLLFGKRSFSSGLVISGLSAAEGGNTSDTQSSSSVNIALGPSCRSSRATQWTSEAYESIDATSTIATGPKVQSTDKSQDDSTSAFHEAPEQMTI, encoded by the exons ATGGGCTCTCAAGTTGTGCAAACGCTACGCCAAGGAGTCTGGGCTTCACTGACCGGTGGATGGTATCATGATCCAGACCAGAATAAATTCAACAATTCATGTCACCTGTATTTATGGATGTTTTTGCTTATGCTTCCATTATCTCTTCATTTG GCTCTTCCACCCACCACTACTACCCTCAGTATCTACTGCACCTcagtgacagttttcttcaTTGTCATTAAGATGGTAAATTACCGCCTCCATCTGATGTTCGATCAGGGCGACATTGTAGCCCAGAATAGTGTGCCTGACATCAGCAAAGGTGTAGACAAGAAAAGCAACGCATCTGATTCCTGTCTTCCATCTCTGAG GAAGAGCAGCACAGTTCCTGACAGTGTTGCCACATCAGTATTGACCAAAAACAGACCAAGTCCAGTGATACAGGTCACAGTGAAACAGACTGAAACAGACCCTGGACTGATTGGA GAGTGTCCAAAATCTGAGGAGCTGAAAAACATAGAGG GTCAGAGTGATGCTGTCTGTAATGAACCATCTAGGCCAGACGCGGAGGAGAGACTCACCCCCGAGGATGTGTTCAGTCCCAACACTGACCAGTCCGCCCCACTCCTGCAGGGAGAGCAGATTCCTTCAGCCCACAGAGACAAAGCTGACGATGATCTACCGCCTTCCCCTGTGAATGAAGAAGACACTTTAGAGGAGAAAGACAAACCCCCCACTGACCCCAACAACAATAATACCTCTTTAGAAATCACACGAGATGCCGACGATAGAGGAAGACCTGTGGAGAATTATTGCTCGGATGAAATTGCTGTGGTGCTGGTTGACAACTCGAGTCCCTCGACTCACCTGGACGAGAGCGATACGGTGAAGATCATTATCACAATGAGCTGTGACCCACAAACGGCAGCAGAGCTGGAGGAGTCCGTAAAACTGAGCATCTTAGAGTCAGCTCAGTCCCACCAGGGAGAATCCGACTGTCCTGTCAAAATTCCTGTCATCACGTTTGATTCACCTCACGAACTGGAGGAACCCTCTGGCGATGACGAGAAAGAAGGTACGCCGGTTCCAGGAGACAACTCGGTTCAGGAGAAGTCCGAGCATCAAGACAGTCTTCTTGCCAAAGAGCCAATCAGTTCTGACTCTGCTCAAGAATGCAAAGAAATAGAGAACAATGAGCATGAGATACTGATCTTCAGCCCCCAACTGACCAATAACAGCTCTTCAGGCATTGATGTGAACTCCCATCCTGATGAAAACGACCCCCCTGAGCTTAAACTGGATGCTGATGGATTCTTGCAAATTCCATCAGCATATATGAGATGTACCCAGAATGGAAGAACACATGCTAGGGGACTCAGTATCGACAGTGGACGAGATGCTGTCCTCATTAGCCATAGAGCTAAAGATAAGCTCAGTACAATGACCTCCTCTAAATCTGACCTAGAAGCCAAGGAAGGACAGATACCCAATGAGTCCAACTTTGTTGAGTTTGTGTCTTTGCTGGAGTCTATCAACAACACCAGATTTGGGGGAGGAAATGAGGCcgaggaggagaaggaagagAGAAATG AGCAAAGCATAACGGCGGAGAAGAACTCTGATGTGTCCGAATCCACGGGACAACAACAGGAGCGTCCAAATCCCCCAAACAGTCTGGCTACAGATACAATGAAAACTATTCCAGGGACTCTCATTCCTATTGTCTCGCCTGAAAG TCCACAGACAGATAAGGAGAGGGACCCTGATTATGATTCTCTGCCCTCACAAACGTCCCAGTCAGAGAGCTCCATGCTTCAGGTCATCTGCAGACCAGAGGCTACATCCAAAGAGGAGGTTTACACTTTTCACACTGTTCACA GAGAGAGACCTCGGAAACTGTACAATGAAAGAGCTCTAAACTTGCCCCTTGGTGCCGAGCTCATCACCGGCAACATATG TGATCTACTCTCCACGTCCTCTAACTCTGAGTGCCAGGACGGTTTGGTGGGAGGACCCTCTGAATGCCCATTCCAGCGACGCATCCTTCCAACTCGCCGACTCCGACCCAGGAGAACCCATCCGGAAATTTTCCAG GAGGAGGACTCTTTAGACGAATCATCTGAGACATCAACCCAAGAGAAACCCTCAAGAAAGCTGTACTACAAACTAAAGGTTTTTCCTGGGAAATGGGTGAACATATTGTATGATCGGCTAACCTTGCTGGcattattagacag GAACAAGGATATGACCGAGAACATGGTGGCTGTATTCTTAGCTTTCTTGGTGGCTTTTCTGGGGTTTGTGCTTCTGAATGAGGGCTGCTTCAAAGACATCTGGGTCTTCCAGTTCTGCCTGGTCATTGCTAGCTGTCAGTATTCCTTATTGAAG AGTGTTCAGCCAGATGCAGCTTCACCTACTCAT GGCCATAATCAAATTGTCATCTACAGTCGTGCTGCATATTTCTGTATGTTCTGTGGCCTTATTTGGATTTTGGAGATAGTGTTGAGAACACCAGACCTCCCTGTGTCCACCCTCTATGGCATCACAATAGTAACGTCAGACACCCTTCAGTACGTGCAAGACATTTTAGTCG GGTTTACATACTGCTTTCCGGTAATGTTTCTTCTGGGCCTCTTTCCGCAAATCAACACCTTTGTTATATACTTTTTAGAACAAATCGACATGCACTTTTTTGGAGGTACAG CTGCAACTGGACTCCCATCTGCAGTGTACTGCATAGTACGGAGTCTTATAGCACTATCTTTACTCTACGGATTCTGTCTTGGCGCTTTGAAG GAGCCTTGGGATGAACAGCACATTCCAGCACTTTTCTCTGGTTTCTGTGCCCTGCTAGTGGTCCTGTCCTATCATCTTAGTCGACAAAGCAGTGATCCATCTGTGTTATT CTCATTGATAAAGTCCAAGCTGATGCCATCACTTGGACATggtgaagaggaggaggaagaggaggagagcaTAGACCCTCTTCCTGAGAAACTCAAAGGTTCAGTG AAAGAGATTTTACTGTCAGATCTGGTTATCTGTATTCTCGCCTCAGTTTTGACCTTTGCAATTACTGCCAGCACGGTTTTCCTGTCTCTAAGG ccaTTTGTATCCATAGTGCTGTATGCATTAGCAGCCACTGTGGGCTTTGTCACCCACTATATCATCCCTCAGTTACGGAAACACCATCCCTGGCTGTGGATCTCTCATCCTGTGCTGAAGAGTAAGGAATACTCACAGTTTGAACCCCGAG AGGATGCTCACTTGATGTGGTTCGAGCGTCTCTATGTGGGGCTGTTGAGTTTTGAGAAGTATATTGTCTACCCAGCCATTGTCCTGAGTGCACTTACCAATGATGGCTTCGCCCTCAGCCATCGTAAGAAACTAGGAATACA CTGTGATGTCTTGTTGATGACAGTTGCTGGGATGAAGCTTCTTCGTGCCTCCTTCTGCAATCCCAGCTACCAGTTCCTCACGCTCATCTTCACCATCATCTTCTTTGAGTTTGACTGCAGCAGTGCCTCTGAAACATTCCTGCTCAACTTCTTCCTCATGTCCATCATCTTCAACAAG CTTTGGGATCTTCTCCACAAGCTGCACTTCATTCTGGTGTATATCGCCCCCTGGCAGATAGCATGGGGTAGTGCATTTCATGCATTTGCACAACCCTTTGCTGTACCTC ATTCTgccatgctgctgctgcagacgTTAATCACAACGCTCTTCTACACTCCACTCAGCCCCTTCCTCGGAAGCGCTATTTTTATCACCTCTTATCCACGGCCTGTAAAGTTCTGGGAGAGGAACTACAA CACCAAACGAATTGACAACTCCAACAGCCGACTGGTGTCTCAGGTTGACAAAGAGACTG GCTGTGATGACAACAACCTCAACTCAATTTTCTATGAGTACCTGACGCGCTCCTTGCAGCATTCTTTATGTGGGGACCTGATGTTGGGCCGCTGGGGTAATTACTGCGCTGGAGATTGCTTCATCCTGGCTTCTGACTACCTTAACGCACTTGTTCACCTCATTGAGGTTGGCAACGGTCTGGTCACCTTCCAGCTACGAGGCCTGGAGTTCAGGG GTACTTACTGTCAGCAGCGGGAGGTGGAGGCCATCACTGAAGGTGTAGAGGAGGATGATTCTTGCTGCTGCTGTGAGCCGGGTCATTTGCCCCATGTGCTTTCCTGCAATGCTGCTTTCAATCTACGGTGGCTGGCTTGGGAGGTGACCACTACTAAGTATCTGCTGGAGGGCTACAGCATCAGCGAAAACAACGCTGCCACCATGCTGCAAGTTTATGACTTGCGCAAGCTGCTCATCACTTACTACCTTAAG AGTATCATCTACTACCTGGTGATCAACCCCAAGCTGCAGATATGGATTAAAGACCAGTCCATGCACGAAGCCCTGCAGTCTTACACTAAATGGCATCACATTGAGAAGGATCCGGCTGTGTTCAGCATGAAGATTGATGAAGACTATGTCCACTGTCTGCAGGGGGTCACCAGAGCCAGCTACTGTAACATCTACCTGGAGTGGATTCAATACTGTGCCAACAAACTGGAGGAG CCAGCGGACAGCGATGAAGATTCTCCCTTGGTTACTCTGTGTTTCGCTCTATCTGTGCTTGGACGGAGATccctcagcacagcagcacatAACAGATCCAACAG TCTGGAATCATTCCTCTATGGCTTCAACACGCTGTTCAAAGGTGACTTCCGCATTGCCGCCAAGGATGAATGGGTCTTTGCTGACATGGACCTGCTGCAGACAGTTGTGGCCCCAGCCGTGAGAATGAGTCTGAAACTCCACCAG GACCACTTCACAAGCCTGGAGGAGACTGAGGAGCCAGCCGTGCTTTACGAGGCCATAACCAATTACAGAACCAGTCTAGTGATATGTCATGAGAGCGACCCCGCCTGGCGAAAAGCAGTACTTTCCAGCCGAGACACACTTCTCACGCTTCGTCACATGGTGGATGAAGGAGCAGACGAGTACAAGATCATCATGCTCTACAAACGACATCTCAGCTTTAAAGTTATAAAG ATGAATAAAGAGTGTGTGCGAGGGCTGTGGGCAGGTCAGCAGCAAGAGCTCGTCTTCCTCCGTAACCGCAATCCTGAACGCGGAAGCATCCAGAACTCAAAGCAGGCGTTGCGAAACATGGTGAACTCCTCCTGTGACCAGCCCCTGGGTTACCCCATGTTTGTGTCCCCACTCACCACCTCCTATATGGGAACTCACAAGCAGATCAGGAACATATGGGGCGGTCCTCTCAGTTTGGACAGCATTCGCACTTGGCTGCTCTCCAGGTGGTTTCG GGTGAGGAAAGATAACCTTACCAGCTGTAACAGTGGCATGAACATGGAGGATGTGGATTGTGCTGGTTCCTCCTTAAGTCAAAATCATAACTCTGCCACATCCCAGAGCCTAAGCTTGTATCACGGCCGTCCTCGCAGCTCCCAATCGAGACACCACGGAG CTCACCGGGAGTATCGCAGTCGCTCAGTGCAACCTCAGGGCCAGCGGCCCCCCGTCACCAGCCGATCAGGCCCCATCCTGGACAGCCAGCACGGCTCAGCATCTGGAGGCCCTGGGCTGGTGCAGCGCCTGTCCAACAGCCAGCTGTCCTTCAACACTTCCTCCATTGCCTCCGTCTTTTCCCAGGTGCCTCGTTTGTCCACAACAGGGCCTCTGGCTTCTGCCGGAGGTCACCATCGCTCCAGCCAGGTGTCTTCCTCCAGCTCCACGCTGAGCCTGCTCTTTGGCAAACGCAGCTTCTCCAGCGGTTTGGTCATCTCGGGCCTCTCTGCAGCTGAGGGGGGAAACACCAGCGATACGCAGTCCTCAAGCTCTGTCAACATCGCCCTGGGCCCATCCTGTCGCTCCAGTCGCGCAACACAG TGGACATCAGAGGCGTACGAGAGCATAGATGCCACCTCCACCATAGCCACAGGACCCAAGGTCCAGAGCACAGACAAAAGCCAAGACGACTCAACTTCAGCCTTCCATGAGGCTCCGGAGCAGATGACCATATGA